In the Rhodoferax fermentans genome, TGGCCAGCCGCAAAGCACCAATCCAATAGGGCGACGCCTGGGCCGAGACAAAGGTTTGTGCGGTGCCGGTGGTGCCCCACAGGGCAGCGGCACAGAGCGCCATGGCGATACCGATCAATGTTGGATGTTTCATGGCCACATGGTGCCGCCGGGTGGCGTACCAAATTGCGAGATCCTCTTGACCTGTGGTCAGGCTTGGCGCAGAACGCGAGCGCCGAGTTGGCGGTCGCGTTTGAGGGCATAACTCAAGGCACTGGCGGAGCGGTAGCCCACCTGCAAAGCGGCCGCCTCCAGCGCCAGGCCCTGGCGCACGAAGCGCTCGGCCGCATCCAGGCGCAGACGGCGCAGATAGTCTTGCGGCGTTTGCCCGGTGAGTTCCAACAGCCGCGCATGAAAACGCTGGGGGCTCAAATAGAACAGCGCGGCCATGCGTTGTGTGCTCCAGGCTTCAAACAAGGCGCTGCTCAAAGCTGCATCCAAGCGCGCCAGATCGATGCCACGGCGCGCCAGAATACGCGGCGCCTGCAGTACCTGGGCCAGTTGCACGCTGGCATCACCCCAGACCACACTCTCACGGCAAGCGGCAGTGACCGCAAAACTGCGTGCGCGACCCAGATCCTCTTGTGCGGGCAGCTCGATCACAAACATCCGGGTGTCCGGGCCAGCCAGAAAGCCGTGAGACACGCCCGCAGGAATCAGCAAACCACAGGAGGCATCGGCAAAAGCACTGTGGCCAGCCACCTCCAGTTCCATGCGGCCCTGCAAGCCGAACATGATCTGCACATGGTCGTGCGCGTGGCTCTGGTACTCGCCGTTGTAACGACGCACACCACTGCTCACGCCATCAAAGCGGGCTGGATTGACTTGCATGGACAGACAACAGCATCACAACCCAGCCGCAAACCAAGGCAAACCAAGCGGGATGGGGTGTGAGGGATGGCATGATTTACTACGACTTAAATAGCAAGAAGCGCTTGTTGCAAAAGGGCCAGGGGCCTAAACCGCTTGTGAAATCACGGTGCGCTCCACGAGCCGGTCATCCCCCAGCACAATCATCGAGAACAGCAGCTCATCGAGCGTGGCCGCTTGTGCGGTGCGCCGCGCCAGCAAGGGCGTGGCCTGCGGGTTGAGCAGCACAAAGTCTGCCTCACAGCCTGGCAACAGGTTGCCCACCACACCCTCCAAGCCCAGCGCTTGCGCCGCACCTGCGGTGTGTTGCCACCAGAGTTGCTGGGGCGACAGCGACAGGCCGGTCTTGCCCCGCCCCTCGCGCCCCACGTAATAGGCCGCCAGCATGGTGTGGAACGGGCTGAAACTGGTGCCCCCACCGACGTCGTTGGCCAAGCCGTACTTGAAGCCAACCCGATCCGCACTGGCGTAGTCGAAAAAGCCGCTGGCCAAAAAGAGGTTGCTGGTCGGGCACACGGCGGCAGCCGCGCCGCTGTCGCGCATCAGGGTCCGATCGGCATCGTCAAAGTGGATGCAGTGGGCATACACCGCGCGCTGGCGCAGCAGGCCAAAGTCGGCATAGGTGGCCAGGTAGCTGCTGGAGGCCGGAAACAGCGCACGCGCCCAGGCGATCTCATCTTTGTTCTCGGCCACATGCGACTGAATCCAGACACTCGGGTACTTGGCGGCCAGTTCACCCGCGCCGCGCAACTGGGCGTCGGTGCTGGTGGGTGCAAAACGCGGCGTGATCGCATAACCCAGGCGGTCGACCCCGTGCCAACGCTGCAGCAGCTCTTCAGAGTCGATCAGGCTTTGTTCGGTGGCGTCGACCCGGCCGGGCTGGGACGGCTGATTGAGCAGGCTGGACGGCGCATGGCGGTCCATCAGGCACAAGCCTGTCATCCAGCGCAGGTGCTGGGCTTGTGCCTCCACAAACAAAGCGTTGACCGAGG is a window encoding:
- a CDS encoding helix-turn-helix domain-containing protein, coding for MQVNPARFDGVSSGVRRYNGEYQSHAHDHVQIMFGLQGRMELEVAGHSAFADASCGLLIPAGVSHGFLAGPDTRMFVIELPAQEDLGRARSFAVTAACRESVVWGDASVQLAQVLQAPRILARRGIDLARLDAALSSALFEAWSTQRMAALFYLSPQRFHARLLELTGQTPQDYLRRLRLDAAERFVRQGLALEAAALQVGYRSASALSYALKRDRQLGARVLRQA
- the guaD gene encoding guanine deaminase, with the translated sequence MKAYRAALLYFKPEADPRQSVVYEPDGLLVVGPNASGTQVVLALGPYATLQADYAQLPVQHWPGRIIAPGFVDLHSHYPQTNVIASPADGLLPWLEDYTFPEENRFSACEYCAQAAQFFVAEMLRNGVTTALTFATSHPASVNALFVEAQAQHLRWMTGLCLMDRHAPSSLLNQPSQPGRVDATEQSLIDSEELLQRWHGVDRLGYAITPRFAPTSTDAQLRGAGELAAKYPSVWIQSHVAENKDEIAWARALFPASSSYLATYADFGLLRQRAVYAHCIHFDDADRTLMRDSGAAAAVCPTSNLFLASGFFDYASADRVGFKYGLANDVGGGTSFSPFHTMLAAYYVGREGRGKTGLSLSPQQLWWQHTAGAAQALGLEGVVGNLLPGCEADFVLLNPQATPLLARRTAQAATLDELLFSMIVLGDDRLVERTVISQAV